GGCGCCGAGCTGGCCCAGGAAGCCGGTGCGCGGGGTCATGTGGCCGACCTTGATGACGTCCTGCGCCCTGAGGAGGGCCGGCACCCCGAGCGCCCCCGCCGCCGCCACCGCCCCCGTCCCGTGCTTGAGGAAGTCCCGTCGCTTCATGCCTGCCTCCTTGCCGTCATGGGTGCGCGTGCGCGGATGGCTGCGGCGCGTCCGGCCGGCGCTCCGGCCTGGACAAGGTAGCTTAGGCGTGCGGAAGAGGCAAGGCGGTGGGCGGACGTGCTGAAGGGAGGGCTACGCGACCACAACTCAAACACGGGTTCGAATCCCGTTGGGTCACCCATTCAACGCCCGAGACCTGCGTTGCGCGTGACTCAGCCCTTGAAGACGGTGTCTGCGTGCCACTCGAGTAGCTCGGTGCTGGGGCGATCAGCGGGATCGGGCGGCATCCACAGCGACGCCTTGTTCAAACGGAAGTAGTTTTCG
This is a stretch of genomic DNA from Candidatus Polarisedimenticolia bacterium. It encodes these proteins:
- a CDS encoding twin-arginine translocation signal domain-containing protein is translated as MKRRDFLKHGTGAVAAAGALGVPALLRAQDVIKVGHMTPRTGFLGQLGA